The Corynebacterium camporealensis genome contains a region encoding:
- a CDS encoding quinone oxidoreductase family protein encodes MHAIQVTETGGPEVLRYAEVDSPQPQSHEVLVDVIVAGVNYIDTYYREGIYNAATPFIAGLEGTGRVVHDPKGEIAPGTMVAWDHAFGSYAEQVCVSRDRLVAVPEEISSDVAGSMLLQGMTAHYLTHGVYQLGEGASCLVTAGAGGVGLILTQMAKALGATVYSVVSSPEKEKLAYEAGADQVFFYDSGLAERVRRYNGGRGVDVVYDGVGKDTFQESLEAVRPRGTVALFGAASGAVEPIDPQILNSHGSIFLTRPSLGAWTSQEGEFQMRAQAVVQMLLDGDITFNVTASYPLKDAEQAHRDLQERKTTGSIILRVREDESN; translated from the coding sequence ATGCATGCTATTCAGGTCACAGAAACCGGCGGCCCCGAGGTCCTGCGCTACGCGGAGGTAGACTCCCCACAGCCGCAGTCCCATGAAGTCTTAGTGGACGTCATCGTTGCTGGTGTCAACTACATTGACACCTACTACCGCGAAGGCATCTACAACGCCGCTACGCCCTTTATCGCGGGTCTGGAAGGCACCGGACGCGTCGTGCACGACCCCAAGGGCGAGATTGCCCCGGGCACCATGGTCGCCTGGGACCACGCCTTTGGCTCTTATGCCGAACAGGTCTGCGTGAGCCGCGACCGCCTGGTTGCCGTGCCGGAGGAGATTTCTTCCGACGTCGCCGGCTCCATGCTCTTACAAGGCATGACCGCCCATTACCTCACCCACGGCGTCTACCAGCTCGGTGAAGGCGCTAGCTGCCTCGTCACCGCCGGTGCCGGTGGCGTCGGCCTCATCCTTACCCAGATGGCCAAGGCACTGGGTGCCACCGTCTACTCCGTGGTTTCGTCGCCAGAGAAAGAAAAGCTCGCCTACGAAGCTGGTGCCGACCAAGTCTTCTTCTACGACAGCGGTCTGGCTGAGCGCGTACGCCGCTACAACGGCGGCCGCGGCGTCGACGTCGTTTACGACGGCGTGGGCAAAGACACCTTCCAGGAGTCCTTAGAAGCCGTCCGCCCGCGCGGCACCGTCGCACTCTTTGGCGCGGCCTCTGGCGCCGTGGAACCCATCGATCCACAGATCCTCAACAGCCACGGCTCCATCTTCCTCACCCGCCCCTCCTTGGGCGCCTGGACCTCCCAGGAAGGCGAGTTCCAGATGCGTGCCCAAGCAGTCGTGCAAATGCTTCTCGATGGCGACATCACCTTCAACGTCACTGCCAGCTACCCACTCAAAGACGCCGAGCAAGCCCACCGCGACCTCCAAGAGCGCAAGACCACCGGCTCCATCATCCTCCGCGTCCGCGAGGATGAATCGAACTAG
- the tkt gene encoding transketolase — protein MTERRYPSDWTDTDTRAVDTVRVLAADAVQKCGSGHPGTAMSLAPLAYTLYQRVLNHDPADVNWAGRDRFVLSVGHSSLTQYIQLYLGGFGLEMEDLEALRTWESKTPGHPEVNHTKGVEITTGPLGQGLASSVGMAMAARKERGLLDPDAAPGESPFDHYIYVIASDGDLQEGVTSEASSLAGTQQLGNLIVFWDDNRISIEDDTNIAFNEDVVARYEAYGWHTQTVDSGEDVVAIEEAVKNAQAETGRPSFIRVKTVIGYPAPNKMNTGGVHGAALGDEEVAATKEILGFDPEQHFHIDDEVIAHTRKLVDRGADKHAEWQKKFDAWAEKNSEAKELFDRLQARELPENFAAELPTWDAGESIATRKASSAAIQALAATLPELWGGSADLAGSNNTVINGADSFGPESITTGEWNAQPYGRNLHFGIREHAMSAIMNGVALHGNTRVYGGTFLIFSEYQYPAVRLGALMGTDTYYVWTHDSIGLGEDGPTHQPVETLTALRAIPNLSVIRPADANETAQAWAAALEYQAGPKGIALSRQNLPVLEGTKEKAAEGVRRGAYTLVESSAETPEVILLATGSEVQIAVDAAAELEKAGTPTRVVSAPCLEWFDEQDADYRESVLPSAVTARVSVEAGLAMPWYKYTGSYGRNISLEHYGASAPAEELFERFGFTVDAVVNAAQESLAESK, from the coding sequence ATGACTGAGCGCCGCTATCCTTCTGACTGGACTGACACCGACACCCGTGCTGTGGACACCGTCCGCGTGCTGGCTGCCGATGCCGTCCAGAAGTGCGGCTCCGGCCACCCGGGTACGGCTATGTCCCTCGCACCGCTGGCATACACCCTGTACCAGCGCGTTCTCAACCATGATCCGGCTGACGTGAACTGGGCAGGTCGCGACCGCTTTGTTCTCTCCGTTGGTCACTCCTCGCTGACCCAGTACATCCAGCTCTACCTGGGTGGCTTCGGTCTGGAGATGGAAGACCTGGAGGCGCTGCGTACCTGGGAGTCCAAGACCCCAGGCCACCCGGAGGTCAACCACACCAAGGGTGTGGAAATCACCACCGGCCCGCTCGGCCAGGGCCTAGCATCCTCTGTCGGTATGGCGATGGCTGCCCGCAAGGAGCGCGGCCTGCTGGACCCGGACGCTGCTCCAGGTGAGTCGCCTTTCGACCACTACATCTACGTCATCGCTTCCGACGGCGACCTGCAGGAGGGTGTCACCTCTGAGGCGTCCTCCCTGGCAGGTACCCAGCAGCTGGGCAACCTCATTGTCTTCTGGGATGACAACCGCATCTCCATCGAAGATGACACCAACATTGCCTTCAACGAAGACGTCGTTGCTCGCTACGAGGCTTATGGCTGGCACACCCAGACCGTCGATTCCGGCGAAGACGTCGTGGCCATTGAAGAGGCCGTGAAGAACGCACAGGCTGAAACCGGCCGTCCTTCCTTCATTCGTGTCAAGACCGTCATTGGCTACCCGGCACCAAACAAGATGAACACCGGCGGTGTCCACGGTGCCGCGCTTGGCGATGAAGAAGTCGCAGCCACCAAGGAAATCCTCGGCTTCGATCCGGAGCAGCACTTCCACATCGACGACGAGGTCATCGCACACACCCGCAAGCTGGTCGACCGCGGTGCGGACAAGCACGCCGAATGGCAAAAGAAGTTCGACGCCTGGGCAGAGAAGAACTCCGAGGCTAAGGAGCTCTTCGATCGTCTGCAGGCTCGTGAACTGCCAGAGAACTTCGCTGCTGAACTGCCAACCTGGGATGCCGGCGAGTCGATTGCTACCCGTAAGGCATCGTCTGCTGCTATCCAGGCACTGGCTGCTACCCTGCCAGAGCTGTGGGGCGGTTCTGCGGACCTGGCTGGTTCCAACAACACCGTGATCAACGGTGCGGACTCCTTCGGTCCGGAATCGATTACCACCGGCGAGTGGAACGCACAGCCTTATGGCCGCAACCTGCACTTCGGTATTCGCGAGCACGCCATGTCCGCCATCATGAACGGTGTGGCTCTGCACGGTAATACCCGTGTCTACGGCGGTACCTTCCTCATCTTCTCCGAGTACCAGTACCCGGCAGTTCGCCTGGGTGCGCTGATGGGTACCGATACCTACTACGTCTGGACCCACGACTCCATTGGTCTGGGCGAGGACGGCCCGACCCACCAGCCGGTCGAGACCCTGACCGCTCTGCGCGCCATTCCGAACCTGTCGGTCATCCGCCCGGCAGATGCTAACGAGACCGCACAGGCCTGGGCTGCTGCACTCGAGTACCAGGCTGGCCCGAAGGGCATTGCCCTGTCGCGTCAGAACCTGCCAGTGCTGGAAGGCACCAAGGAGAAGGCAGCCGAGGGCGTTCGCCGTGGCGCTTACACCCTAGTTGAGTCTTCTGCGGAGACCCCAGAGGTCATTCTGCTGGCTACCGGTTCTGAGGTCCAGATTGCTGTCGATGCCGCTGCAGAGCTCGAGAAGGCTGGTACCCCAACCCGCGTGGTATCCGCACCGTGCCTCGAGTGGTTCGACGAGCAGGATGCTGACTACCGCGAGTCCGTGCTGCCTTCTGCCGTGACCGCCCGCGTCTCCGTCGAGGCTGGCCTGGCGATGCCGTGGTACAAGTACACCGGCAGCTACGGTCGCAACATCTCCCTGGAGCACTACGGTGCCTCCGCTCCGGCAGAAGAGCTCTTCGAGCGCTTCGGCTTTACTGTCGATGCCGTCGTCAACGCCGCTCAGGAATCCCTGGCGGAGTCCAAGTAA
- the tal gene encoding transaldolase produces MSTIDDLAQLGTATWLDDLSRQRLESGNLEEIIDSKSIVGVTTNPAIFATAMSQGTAYDADIAKLRDAGADVDSAVYSLAIDDVRNACDLFAEVYTSTQGRDGRVSIEVDPRISDDADATLKQARELWQQVDRPNLLIKIPATTGSLPAITDALAEGISVNVTLIFSVERYAEVIDAFKEGVRRAEDNGLDVRSIHSVASFFVSRLDTEVDKRLEAIGSDEALALRGEAGVANAQRAYALFQKELAEAEDVPQGTNPQRPLWASTGVKNPDYPATLYVSELAGPDTVNTMPESTIDAVLESDSLHGDTLSNSADEANETFAALEKVGIDFPDVFAQLEREGVDKFVAAWEELLESMAARLK; encoded by the coding sequence ATGAGCACTATTGATGATCTCGCCCAACTGGGCACCGCAACCTGGCTCGACGACCTGTCTCGCCAGCGCCTCGAGTCCGGCAACTTAGAAGAAATCATCGACTCCAAGTCGATTGTTGGTGTGACCACCAACCCAGCTATCTTCGCCACCGCCATGTCGCAGGGCACTGCTTACGATGCAGACATCGCTAAGCTGCGCGATGCCGGAGCCGATGTCGATTCCGCCGTGTACTCCCTGGCTATCGACGATGTGCGCAACGCCTGTGACCTCTTTGCTGAGGTCTACACCTCCACGCAGGGCCGCGATGGCCGCGTGTCCATCGAGGTCGACCCACGCATCTCCGATGATGCAGATGCGACCTTGAAGCAGGCACGCGAGCTGTGGCAGCAGGTCGACCGCCCGAATCTGCTGATTAAGATTCCGGCAACCACCGGTTCCCTGCCGGCTATCACCGATGCCCTGGCAGAAGGCATCTCGGTCAATGTCACCCTGATTTTCTCCGTGGAGCGCTACGCCGAGGTCATCGACGCCTTCAAGGAAGGTGTGCGCCGTGCCGAGGACAACGGCCTCGATGTGCGTTCTATTCACTCCGTAGCGTCCTTCTTCGTTTCCCGCCTGGATACCGAAGTAGACAAGCGCCTGGAGGCCATCGGGTCTGATGAGGCACTCGCACTGCGTGGCGAGGCTGGTGTGGCTAACGCACAGCGTGCGTACGCACTGTTCCAGAAGGAGCTGGCTGAGGCCGAGGACGTGCCGCAGGGCACCAACCCGCAGCGTCCACTGTGGGCATCGACTGGCGTGAAGAACCCGGATTACCCGGCAACGCTCTACGTCAGCGAGCTGGCTGGTCCGGACACCGTCAACACCATGCCGGAGTCCACCATCGATGCAGTGCTGGAGTCTGACTCCCTGCACGGCGATACCCTGAGCAACTCTGCTGATGAAGCCAATGAAACCTTCGCCGCACTGGAGAAGGTCGGCATTGATTTCCCGGATGTGTTCGCACAGCTGGAACGCGAAGGTGTCGATAAATTCGTCGCTGCCTGGGAGGAACTGCTCGAATCTATGGCTGCTCGCCTCAAGTAG
- the zwf gene encoding glucose-6-phosphate dehydrogenase, whose translation MEQTSAWRNPLRNPKDKRLPRIAGPSGMVIFGVTGDLARKKLLPAIYDLANRGLLPAGFTLVGYGRRDWDKAQFGEYVKEAVQQRARTKFNEHVWQHLAQGIEFVEGAFDDAGFDHLSARLQELDTARGTGGNWAYYLSVPPEFFSNICHQLERVGMAASDEEAWRRVIIEKPFGHDQKSAHELNEIVNAVFPESSVFRIDHYLGKETVQNIMALRFANQIFEPMWNAHYIDHVQITMAEDIGLGGRAGYYDGIGAARDVIQNHLLQLLALVAMEEPSSFEPAALQAEKIKVLRATHPMHPLGKTTARGQYSAGWQGSQYVKGLREEEGFDPESTTETYAACTLEVNSRRWGGVPFYLRTGKRLGRRVTEIALVFKAAPHQPLDGGQTDDLGQNAVVIRVQPDEGVTMRFGSKVPGSTMEVRDVNMDFAYAQAFNEESPEAYERLILDALLDESSLFPTNEEVELSWEILDPIIEYWAKSGQPEKYAAGTWGPESADKMLRRRGHTWRRP comes from the coding sequence ATGGAACAAACCAGCGCATGGCGCAATCCGTTGCGCAACCCGAAGGACAAGCGACTCCCGCGAATCGCAGGTCCTTCGGGCATGGTGATCTTTGGTGTCACCGGCGACCTCGCCCGGAAGAAACTGCTTCCGGCTATTTACGATCTCGCTAACCGCGGATTGCTGCCTGCTGGTTTTACCCTCGTTGGCTACGGCCGCCGTGACTGGGACAAAGCCCAGTTCGGCGAGTACGTCAAAGAGGCAGTCCAGCAGCGCGCCCGAACCAAGTTCAACGAGCATGTCTGGCAGCACCTTGCCCAAGGCATTGAGTTCGTCGAAGGTGCCTTCGACGACGCCGGCTTTGATCACCTCTCTGCCCGCCTGCAGGAACTCGATACTGCACGCGGTACCGGTGGCAACTGGGCTTACTACCTGTCTGTGCCACCGGAGTTCTTCTCTAACATCTGCCACCAGCTCGAGCGCGTCGGCATGGCAGCAAGTGATGAAGAAGCCTGGCGCCGTGTGATCATCGAAAAGCCTTTTGGCCACGACCAGAAGTCCGCACACGAGCTCAACGAGATCGTCAACGCGGTCTTCCCGGAGTCTTCGGTCTTTCGTATCGACCACTACCTGGGCAAAGAGACCGTGCAAAACATCATGGCGCTGCGCTTTGCCAACCAGATTTTTGAGCCGATGTGGAACGCGCACTACATCGACCACGTGCAGATCACCATGGCCGAAGATATCGGCCTGGGCGGTCGCGCCGGTTACTACGACGGCATTGGCGCTGCCCGCGACGTTATCCAGAACCACCTGCTGCAGCTACTCGCCCTAGTCGCCATGGAAGAGCCATCTTCCTTCGAACCAGCAGCGCTGCAGGCAGAAAAGATTAAGGTCCTGCGCGCCACGCACCCGATGCATCCACTGGGCAAGACCACCGCGCGTGGCCAGTACTCTGCTGGCTGGCAGGGCTCTCAATACGTCAAGGGCTTGCGCGAGGAAGAGGGCTTCGATCCCGAATCCACCACGGAAACCTACGCGGCCTGCACTCTCGAGGTGAACTCTCGTCGTTGGGGCGGCGTGCCTTTCTACCTGCGTACCGGCAAGCGCCTGGGCCGCCGCGTGACCGAGATTGCCCTGGTCTTCAAAGCGGCACCGCACCAGCCTCTCGATGGTGGCCAGACCGATGATCTCGGCCAAAATGCCGTTGTTATCCGCGTCCAGCCCGATGAAGGCGTGACCATGCGCTTTGGTTCTAAGGTTCCAGGTTCCACCATGGAAGTCCGCGACGTGAACATGGACTTCGCTTATGCGCAGGCCTTCAACGAAGAATCCCCTGAGGCCTATGAGCGCCTCATTCTCGATGCGTTGCTGGATGAGTCCTCGCTCTTCCCCACTAACGAAGAAGTTGAGCTGTCCTGGGAAATCCTGGACCCGATTATTGAGTACTGGGCCAAGAGCGGCCAGCCGGAAAAATACGCCGCTGGTACTTGGGGTCCTGAGTCCGCCGACAAGATGCTGCGCCGCCGGGGCCATACCTGGCGCCGCCCATAG
- a CDS encoding glucose-6-phosphate dehydrogenase assembly protein OpcA, whose translation MIIPLENTTTRHIAAQLIEAQEHYTLTTGRVLTLIVMAHADENLESLLDAVRDASHEHPSRLLVVRSGDPEEETRLDAELRVGGEAGASEMVVMHLHGDLTDHAEAVVTPLLLPDTPIVAWWPSKCPPAPAQHPIGVIAQRRITNIAADGHITPQDLQKLSEGYAPGDSDMTWAALTLWRGVVASALDRPPHEPVESVEITAPEGNPAADFAAGWLLDALAVPVVRRTEPAADDEAFPITSLRFHRADSYVEVAVVDKSTLRVQVPGSPESLVSLSKRSQAEILSEELRHLDADKTYAHALRALDRVGYSE comes from the coding sequence ATGATTATCCCTTTGGAGAATACGACCACGCGTCACATCGCAGCGCAGCTGATTGAGGCGCAGGAGCACTACACCCTGACCACTGGTCGCGTGCTCACCCTCATCGTCATGGCGCATGCCGACGAGAACCTGGAGTCCCTGCTCGACGCTGTGCGTGATGCCTCCCACGAGCACCCTTCGCGTTTGCTGGTGGTGCGCTCTGGTGATCCGGAAGAAGAAACCCGCCTGGATGCCGAACTCCGTGTCGGTGGCGAAGCTGGCGCTTCCGAGATGGTCGTGATGCATCTGCACGGCGACCTCACTGACCATGCCGAGGCTGTAGTCACGCCACTGCTGTTGCCAGATACCCCTATCGTTGCGTGGTGGCCTTCCAAGTGCCCACCGGCACCAGCACAGCACCCCATTGGCGTTATCGCTCAGCGCCGCATCACCAATATCGCTGCCGATGGCCACATCACCCCGCAAGACCTGCAGAAGCTTTCTGAAGGCTACGCACCTGGCGATTCCGATATGACGTGGGCTGCGTTGACCTTGTGGCGCGGTGTTGTTGCCTCCGCGCTGGATCGCCCACCGCATGAGCCAGTGGAGTCCGTGGAAATCACCGCTCCGGAAGGCAACCCGGCTGCTGACTTTGCCGCCGGTTGGCTTCTCGATGCCCTGGCTGTTCCCGTCGTCCGGCGTACCGAACCGGCAGCTGACGACGAAGCCTTCCCGATCACGAGCCTGCGTTTCCACCGCGCCGATTCTTACGTCGAAGTTGCTGTGGTTGATAAGTCCACCCTGCGCGTACAGGTACCTGGTTCACCGGAATCCTTGGTGTCGTTGAGCAAGCGTTCGCAGGCGGAAATCCTGTCTGAAGAGCTGCGTCACCTCGACGCGGATAAAACCTATGCCCATGCTCTCCGTGCATTGGACCGCGTGGGCTACAGTGAGTAG
- the pgl gene encoding 6-phosphogluconolactonase, protein MVTVHRHRDLDELVSAAATRFLETVAGIQASGGGVHGDGVARVVLTGGTAGIATLRELARLDFAAEQQGEDFPALRIDWSRVHVFFGDERNVPISDPDSNEGQAKEALLDRVAVPPRNIHGFDLGAVSMEAAADAYGPEIKDFAPKGFDIHLLGMGGEGHINSLFPHSEATAEQEKLAVPVHDSPKPPSERITLTFPAIARAERVWLLVSGEEKATAVSHVVEGAPAEEWPAAGAQGKQETLLFVTEDAASET, encoded by the coding sequence ATGGTGACCGTTCATCGCCACCGCGACCTCGACGAACTTGTCTCGGCTGCCGCAACTCGCTTTTTAGAAACCGTAGCCGGAATTCAGGCTTCTGGCGGCGGCGTCCACGGCGACGGTGTGGCCCGCGTCGTACTCACCGGCGGCACCGCTGGTATCGCGACCCTGCGTGAGCTCGCACGCCTCGACTTCGCCGCCGAACAGCAGGGTGAGGACTTCCCTGCCCTGCGCATCGACTGGTCGCGTGTCCACGTCTTTTTCGGTGATGAGCGCAACGTTCCGATCTCTGACCCGGATTCCAACGAAGGCCAAGCCAAAGAGGCACTGCTGGATCGCGTTGCCGTCCCGCCGCGCAACATCCATGGTTTCGACCTGGGTGCGGTCTCCATGGAGGCAGCTGCCGACGCCTACGGCCCAGAAATCAAGGACTTTGCTCCCAAAGGCTTCGACATTCACTTACTCGGCATGGGCGGTGAAGGCCACATTAACTCGCTGTTCCCACACAGCGAAGCTACCGCCGAACAAGAAAAGCTTGCCGTCCCGGTGCACGATTCCCCGAAGCCACCATCAGAGCGCATCACCTTGACCTTCCCCGCCATCGCACGCGCAGAACGTGTCTGGCTGCTAGTCTCCGGCGAGGAAAAGGCCACTGCCGTCTCACACGTCGTCGAAGGTGCCCCCGCCGAGGAATGGCCTGCTGCCGGCGCCCAGGGCAAGCAGGAAACCCTGCTCTTTGTCACCGAGGATGCTGCTTCCGAGACCTAA
- the secG gene encoding preprotein translocase subunit SecG: MVLALEIILVIAAVLMSIFVLLHKGKGGGLSSLFGGGVQSNLSGSTVVEKNLDRVTIVMVIIWLACIIGLNLIQAYAA; this comes from the coding sequence ATGGTCTTGGCCCTAGAAATCATCTTGGTGATCGCCGCTGTGCTGATGTCCATCTTCGTGCTGCTGCACAAGGGCAAGGGCGGTGGCCTGTCCAGCCTCTTCGGTGGCGGCGTGCAGTCGAACCTGTCCGGCTCGACCGTCGTGGAGAAGAACCTGGACCGCGTCACCATCGTGATGGTAATCATTTGGCTGGCCTGCATCATCGGCCTGAACCTGATTCAGGCTTACGCGGCCTAA
- the tpiA gene encoding triose-phosphate isomerase: MARTPLIAGNWKMNLDHIEAIGSVQKFTFALPKEYYEKVDVAYLVPFTDLRTIQTLVNGDQLKVTYGAQDISQYESGAYTGDISGKMLSKLGCDWVIVGHSERRDYHGETDQVVAEKAAAALENGIKPIVCVGEPLDVREKGTHVDYVVNQTRDSLADLSAEQLSNVVIAYEPVWAIGTGKVASADDAQEVCAAIRDLVRELADDETADNIRILYGGSVKIDSVAEIVSKPDVDGGLIGGASLVGEDFAKLAANAANAV, translated from the coding sequence ATGGCTCGTACTCCGCTTATTGCTGGTAACTGGAAGATGAACCTCGACCACATCGAGGCCATCGGTTCCGTGCAGAAGTTCACCTTCGCATTACCGAAGGAATACTACGAGAAGGTCGACGTTGCCTACCTGGTTCCGTTTACTGACCTGCGCACCATCCAGACCTTGGTCAATGGCGATCAGCTGAAGGTCACCTACGGTGCTCAGGACATCTCCCAGTACGAATCCGGCGCATACACCGGTGATATCTCCGGCAAGATGCTGTCCAAGCTGGGCTGCGACTGGGTTATCGTTGGCCACTCCGAGCGTCGCGACTACCACGGTGAGACCGACCAGGTCGTTGCTGAAAAGGCCGCTGCTGCGCTGGAGAACGGCATCAAGCCAATCGTGTGCGTGGGCGAGCCTCTCGATGTCCGTGAGAAGGGCACCCACGTGGACTACGTGGTCAACCAGACTCGTGACTCCCTGGCTGACTTGAGCGCTGAGCAGCTGAGCAACGTCGTCATCGCCTATGAGCCGGTCTGGGCTATCGGCACTGGCAAGGTTGCTTCTGCTGACGATGCACAGGAAGTATGTGCAGCCATCCGCGACCTGGTGCGCGAGCTTGCCGACGACGAAACCGCCGACAACATCCGCATCCTCTACGGTGGTTCGGTCAAGATCGACTCCGTGGCCGAGATCGTCTCCAAGCCGGACGTCGATGGCGGCCTGATTGGTGGCGCTTCCTTGGTGGGCGAGGACTTCGCCAAGCTGGCTGCGAACGCTGCCAACGCAGTATAA
- a CDS encoding phosphoglycerate kinase, translating into MTFKTLDDLLAEGVESRHILVRSDFNVPLDDEGNITDPGRINASLPTIKALVDGGAKVILSAHLGRPKGEANPKFSLAPVAEALSEALDQYVALATDVTGEDAHERANGLNDGDVMLIENVRYDARETSKDEAERGAFADELVALAADNGAFVSDGFGVVHRAQASVYDVAKRLPAYAGKLVQNELEVLSTVAKTPKNPYVVVLGGAKVSDKLAVIEALAGKADKVIIGGGMCYTLLAAQGYNVQGSLLQEDQIDNCKELLERFGDKIVLPVDLIAATEFKADAENKVVELDGIPEGWMSLDIGPESVKKFADIIAESKTVFWNGPMGVFEMEAFSKGTEGVAQAIIDATANNDSFTVVGGGDSAASVRLLGLDEDGFSHISTGGGASLEYLEGKELPGVSVLES; encoded by the coding sequence ATGACGTTTAAGACTTTGGATGACCTGCTCGCAGAGGGTGTGGAATCCCGCCACATCCTGGTCCGTTCCGACTTCAACGTGCCCCTCGACGACGAGGGCAACATCACTGACCCGGGCCGTATCAACGCCTCCCTGCCAACCATTAAGGCTCTGGTAGACGGTGGTGCAAAGGTTATCCTGTCTGCGCACCTGGGCCGCCCGAAGGGCGAGGCCAACCCGAAGTTCTCCCTCGCACCGGTTGCGGAGGCTCTGTCTGAGGCACTTGACCAGTACGTGGCACTGGCTACCGACGTTACCGGTGAGGACGCACACGAGCGTGCCAACGGCCTCAACGATGGCGATGTCATGCTGATTGAAAACGTTCGCTACGACGCTCGTGAGACCTCCAAGGATGAGGCAGAGCGCGGCGCATTCGCTGACGAGCTGGTCGCCCTGGCTGCTGACAACGGTGCTTTCGTCTCCGACGGCTTCGGCGTTGTTCACCGTGCACAGGCTTCCGTGTACGACGTTGCGAAGCGTCTGCCGGCCTACGCTGGCAAGCTGGTCCAGAACGAGCTGGAAGTTCTTTCCACTGTGGCTAAGACCCCGAAGAACCCGTACGTGGTGGTGCTTGGCGGCGCCAAGGTCTCTGACAAGCTCGCTGTGATTGAGGCTCTGGCTGGCAAGGCCGACAAGGTCATCATCGGCGGCGGCATGTGCTACACCCTGCTGGCTGCACAGGGCTACAACGTGCAAGGCTCCCTGCTGCAGGAAGACCAGATCGATAACTGCAAGGAGCTGCTGGAGCGCTTCGGCGATAAGATTGTCCTCCCGGTTGATCTGATTGCTGCAACCGAGTTCAAGGCAGATGCTGAGAACAAGGTCGTGGAGCTCGACGGCATTCCGGAAGGCTGGATGTCCCTGGACATCGGACCGGAGTCCGTGAAGAAATTCGCTGACATCATCGCTGAGTCCAAGACCGTGTTCTGGAACGGCCCGATGGGTGTCTTCGAGATGGAAGCATTCTCCAAGGGCACCGAGGGCGTGGCACAGGCAATCATCGATGCCACCGCCAACAATGACTCGTTTACCGTGGTCGGCGGCGGCGATTCTGCTGCATCTGTGCGCCTGCTGGGCCTGGATGAGGATGGCTTCAGCCACATCTCCACTGGCGGCGGCGCCTCCCTCGAGTACCTTGAGGGCAAGGAACTGCCGGGCGTATCCGTTCTGGAATCCTAG
- the gap gene encoding type I glyceraldehyde-3-phosphate dehydrogenase, with product MTIRVGINGFGRIGRNFFRAVAQSDNDLEIVAVNDLTDNETLANLLKYDSVLGRFDGEITHDDHSLTVNGHRVEVTAEHEPKDINWGENNVDIVIESTGKFTKGADAKGHIEGGAKKVIISAPGKEVDATFVYGVNSEDYNPDEHDVISAASCTTNCLAPMAKVLDEKFGIEKGLMTTIHAYTGDQRIQDAPHKDLRRARAAAVNMVPTSTGAAKAVALVLPHLEGKLDGYAMRVPTITGSATDLTFTASRDVTVEEINEAIKEASTGEFGDTLGYTEDPIVSTDIITDGHGVIFDSGMTKVSNGNLVKVLGWYDNEWGYTCQLLRLTNQVAEAL from the coding sequence GTGACCATTCGTGTTGGTATTAACGGCTTCGGTCGTATCGGACGTAACTTCTTCCGCGCCGTTGCGCAGAGCGACAATGACCTGGAGATCGTTGCGGTTAATGACCTCACCGACAACGAGACCCTGGCAAACCTGCTCAAGTACGACTCCGTGCTGGGCCGCTTCGACGGTGAAATCACCCACGACGACCACTCCCTGACGGTCAACGGCCACCGCGTCGAGGTGACCGCTGAGCACGAGCCTAAGGACATCAACTGGGGCGAGAACAACGTGGACATCGTCATCGAGTCCACCGGTAAGTTCACCAAGGGTGCAGACGCAAAGGGCCACATCGAAGGTGGCGCTAAGAAGGTCATCATCTCCGCACCGGGCAAGGAAGTTGACGCTACTTTCGTCTACGGCGTGAACTCCGAGGACTACAACCCGGATGAGCACGACGTCATCTCCGCTGCATCCTGCACCACCAACTGCCTGGCTCCGATGGCCAAGGTTCTGGATGAGAAGTTCGGCATCGAAAAGGGTCTGATGACCACCATCCACGCCTACACCGGTGACCAGCGCATCCAGGACGCACCGCACAAGGACCTGCGTCGTGCACGTGCTGCTGCAGTGAACATGGTTCCGACCTCCACCGGCGCTGCTAAGGCAGTTGCCCTGGTGCTGCCGCACCTGGAAGGCAAGCTGGACGGCTACGCAATGCGCGTTCCGACCATTACCGGCTCCGCTACTGACCTGACCTTCACCGCTTCCCGCGACGTGACCGTTGAGGAAATCAACGAAGCAATCAAGGAAGCCTCCACCGGCGAGTTCGGTGACACCCTGGGCTACACCGAAGACCCGATTGTCTCCACCGACATCATCACCGATGGCCACGGCGTTATCTTCGACTCCGGTATGACCAAGGTATCCAATGGCAACTTGGTCAAGGTTCTGGGTTGGTACGACAACGAGTGGGGCTACACCTGCCAGCTGCTGCGTCTGACCAACCAGGTCGCTGAAGCGCTGTAA